One stretch of Lagenorhynchus albirostris chromosome 13, mLagAlb1.1, whole genome shotgun sequence DNA includes these proteins:
- the ITPRIPL1 gene encoding inositol 1,4,5-trisphosphate receptor-interacting protein-like 1 isoform X3, giving the protein MISMQRPPMAVISLLFLAVMYVVHHPLMVSDRMDLDTLARSRQLEKRMSEEMRQLELEFEERKRAAEEQQKAENFWRGDTSSDQLVPGKKDRGRPFQADGHEGPLGWMLGNLWNAGLFCFFLIFELLRQNMQHEPAFDSSSDDETEEVRVVPVTSYNWFTDFPPREALESFHKHQIQNVTRDLPCTCEFVESFVDDLIKACQVLSRREAHPQLEDCLGIGAAFEKWGTLHETQKFDILVPIVPPQGTMFALEMRDLALGRRCGRVRVESECVCKREKLLGDVLCLVHHHRDHSALLGKCNSSIKAALCTGSYLDVCKTVQWFTNMVGNAWALVAHKYDFKLSLPPSTTSCKLRLDYRSGRFLSIRLVLGVQQEDTLVYLVSQAPDQEQLTSVDWPESFAACEHLFLKLVGRFAPENTCHLKCLQIILSLRDLQSLPQGASHPILTSYHFKTALMHLLLQLPLTDWQHGMLSQRLQDILWFLGQGLQRRSLHHFLIGNTFLPLTIPIPKTFRNAEPVNLFQHLVLNPMAHSQAVEEFHNLLTQVKALPCAPLAGAH; this is encoded by the exons ATGATCTCG ATGCAGAGGCCTCCAATGGCTGTGATAAGCCTTCTGTTCTTGGCAGTGATGTATGTCGTGCACCACCCTTTGATGGTCAGTGACCGGATGGACCTGGACACACTAGCCAGAAGTCGGCAGCTGGAGAAGCGGATGAGCGAGGAGATGCGCCAGTTAGAACTAGAGTTTGAAGAGAGGAAGCGAGCAGCTGAGGAGCAGCAGAAGGCAGAGAACTTCTGGAGAGGAGACACATCCAGTGACCAGTTAGTGCCGGGGAAAAAAGACAGGGGGCGGCCGTTCCAGGCGGATGGCCACGAGGGGCCGCTGGGCTGGATGCTGGGAAACCTGTGGAACGCTGGcctcttttgcttttttctcatctttgagCTCCTGCGACAGAACATGCAGCACGAGCCGGCCTTTGATTCCAGCAGCGATGATGAGACGGAGGAGGTCCGTGTCGTGCCTGTCACCTCCTACAACTGGTTTACCGACTTCCCCCCGAGGGAGGCCCTGGAATCCTTTCACAAACACCAGATCCAGAACGTCACCCGGGACCTGCCCTGCACCTGCGAGTTCGTGGAGAGCTTTGTGGACGACCTCATCAAGGCCTGTCAGGTGCTCAGCCGCCGGGAGGCTCACCCACAGTTGGAGGACTGCCTGGGCATCGGGGCTGCCTTCGAGAAATGGGGAACCCTCCACGAGACCCAGAAATTTGACATCCTGGTGCCCATTGTTCCCCCCCAGGGCACTATGTTTGCGCTGGAGATGAGGGATCTGGCCCTAGGCCGCCGCTGTGGCCGCGTGCGGGTCGAGTCGGAATGCGTGTGCAAGCGTGAGAAGCTTCTGGGGGACGTGTTGTGCCTGGTGCACCACCACAGGGACCACTCAGCCCTCCTGGGCAAGTGTAACAGCTCCATCAAGGCGGCTCTCTGCACTGGCTCCTACCTGGATGTGTGTAAGACTGTGCAGTGGTTCACGAACATGGTGGGCAACGCCTGGGCCCTCGTGGCCCACAAGTATGACTTCAAGCTCAGCCTGCCGCCGTCCACCACCTCCTGCAAGCTCAGGCTGGACTACCGCTCAGGCCGCTTTCTCTCAATCCGCCTGGTCCTGGGTGTGCAACAGGAAGACACCTTGGTCTACCTGGTGAGTCAGGCCCCTGACCAGGAACAGCTCACCAGCGTGGACTGGCCCGAGTCCTTTGCAGCCTGTGAGCACTTGTTCCTAAAGCTGGTCGGGCGTTTTGCTCCCGAGAACACCTGTCACCTCAAGTGCCTCCAGATCATTTTGAGTCTCCGGGACCTTCAGAGTTTACCCCAGGGAGCATCCCACCCCATCCTCACCTCTTACCACTTCAAAACAGCCCTCATGCACCTGTTGCTGCAGCTGCCCCTCACAGACTGGCAGCATGGCATGCTCTCCCAGCGGCTCCAGGACATCCTCTGGTTCTTGGGCCAAGGCCTCCAGAGAAGGTCCCTCCATCATTTCCTCATTGGTAACACCTTCCTGCCCCTGACCATCCCGATCCCTAAGACATTTCGTAATGCTGAGCCCGTCAATCTCTTCCAACACCTGGTGCTAAACCCCATGGCACATTCACAGGCAGTGGAAGAGTTCCACAACCTTCTGACCCAGGTGAAAGCTCTGCCCTGTGCCCCGCTGGCTGGGGCACATTAA
- the ITPRIPL1 gene encoding inositol 1,4,5-trisphosphate receptor-interacting protein-like 1 isoform X2, with product MFVLTHTRPPMAVISLLFLAVMYVVHHPLMVSDRMDLDTLARSRQLEKRMSEEMRQLELEFEERKRAAEEQQKAENFWRGDTSSDQLVPGKKDRGRPFQADGHEGPLGWMLGNLWNAGLFCFFLIFELLRQNMQHEPAFDSSSDDETEEVRVVPVTSYNWFTDFPPREALESFHKHQIQNVTRDLPCTCEFVESFVDDLIKACQVLSRREAHPQLEDCLGIGAAFEKWGTLHETQKFDILVPIVPPQGTMFALEMRDLALGRRCGRVRVESECVCKREKLLGDVLCLVHHHRDHSALLGKCNSSIKAALCTGSYLDVCKTVQWFTNMVGNAWALVAHKYDFKLSLPPSTTSCKLRLDYRSGRFLSIRLVLGVQQEDTLVYLVSQAPDQEQLTSVDWPESFAACEHLFLKLVGRFAPENTCHLKCLQIILSLRDLQSLPQGASHPILTSYHFKTALMHLLLQLPLTDWQHGMLSQRLQDILWFLGQGLQRRSLHHFLIGNTFLPLTIPIPKTFRNAEPVNLFQHLVLNPMAHSQAVEEFHNLLTQVKALPCAPLAGAH from the exons ATGTTCGTGCTAACGCATACC AGGCCTCCAATGGCTGTGATAAGCCTTCTGTTCTTGGCAGTGATGTATGTCGTGCACCACCCTTTGATGGTCAGTGACCGGATGGACCTGGACACACTAGCCAGAAGTCGGCAGCTGGAGAAGCGGATGAGCGAGGAGATGCGCCAGTTAGAACTAGAGTTTGAAGAGAGGAAGCGAGCAGCTGAGGAGCAGCAGAAGGCAGAGAACTTCTGGAGAGGAGACACATCCAGTGACCAGTTAGTGCCGGGGAAAAAAGACAGGGGGCGGCCGTTCCAGGCGGATGGCCACGAGGGGCCGCTGGGCTGGATGCTGGGAAACCTGTGGAACGCTGGcctcttttgcttttttctcatctttgagCTCCTGCGACAGAACATGCAGCACGAGCCGGCCTTTGATTCCAGCAGCGATGATGAGACGGAGGAGGTCCGTGTCGTGCCTGTCACCTCCTACAACTGGTTTACCGACTTCCCCCCGAGGGAGGCCCTGGAATCCTTTCACAAACACCAGATCCAGAACGTCACCCGGGACCTGCCCTGCACCTGCGAGTTCGTGGAGAGCTTTGTGGACGACCTCATCAAGGCCTGTCAGGTGCTCAGCCGCCGGGAGGCTCACCCACAGTTGGAGGACTGCCTGGGCATCGGGGCTGCCTTCGAGAAATGGGGAACCCTCCACGAGACCCAGAAATTTGACATCCTGGTGCCCATTGTTCCCCCCCAGGGCACTATGTTTGCGCTGGAGATGAGGGATCTGGCCCTAGGCCGCCGCTGTGGCCGCGTGCGGGTCGAGTCGGAATGCGTGTGCAAGCGTGAGAAGCTTCTGGGGGACGTGTTGTGCCTGGTGCACCACCACAGGGACCACTCAGCCCTCCTGGGCAAGTGTAACAGCTCCATCAAGGCGGCTCTCTGCACTGGCTCCTACCTGGATGTGTGTAAGACTGTGCAGTGGTTCACGAACATGGTGGGCAACGCCTGGGCCCTCGTGGCCCACAAGTATGACTTCAAGCTCAGCCTGCCGCCGTCCACCACCTCCTGCAAGCTCAGGCTGGACTACCGCTCAGGCCGCTTTCTCTCAATCCGCCTGGTCCTGGGTGTGCAACAGGAAGACACCTTGGTCTACCTGGTGAGTCAGGCCCCTGACCAGGAACAGCTCACCAGCGTGGACTGGCCCGAGTCCTTTGCAGCCTGTGAGCACTTGTTCCTAAAGCTGGTCGGGCGTTTTGCTCCCGAGAACACCTGTCACCTCAAGTGCCTCCAGATCATTTTGAGTCTCCGGGACCTTCAGAGTTTACCCCAGGGAGCATCCCACCCCATCCTCACCTCTTACCACTTCAAAACAGCCCTCATGCACCTGTTGCTGCAGCTGCCCCTCACAGACTGGCAGCATGGCATGCTCTCCCAGCGGCTCCAGGACATCCTCTGGTTCTTGGGCCAAGGCCTCCAGAGAAGGTCCCTCCATCATTTCCTCATTGGTAACACCTTCCTGCCCCTGACCATCCCGATCCCTAAGACATTTCGTAATGCTGAGCCCGTCAATCTCTTCCAACACCTGGTGCTAAACCCCATGGCACATTCACAGGCAGTGGAAGAGTTCCACAACCTTCTGACCCAGGTGAAAGCTCTGCCCTGTGCCCCGCTGGCTGGGGCACATTAA
- the ITPRIPL1 gene encoding inositol 1,4,5-trisphosphate receptor-interacting protein-like 1 isoform X4 — MFVLTHTMQRPPMAVISLLFLAVMYVVHHPLMVSDRMDLDTLARSRQLEKRMSEEMRQLELEFEERKRAAEEQQKAENFWRGDTSSDQLVPGKKDRGRPFQADGHEGPLGWMLGNLWNAGLFCFFLIFELLRQNMQHEPAFDSSSDDETEEVRVVPVTSYNWFTDFPPREALESFHKHQIQNVTRDLPCTCEFVESFVDDLIKACQGTMFALEMRDLALGRRCGRVRVESECVCKREKLLGDVLCLVHHHRDHSALLGKCNSSIKAALCTGSYLDVCKTVQWFTNMVGNAWALVAHKYDFKLSLPPSTTSCKLRLDYRSGRFLSIRLVLGVQQEDTLVYLVSQAPDQEQLTSVDWPESFAACEHLFLKLVGRFAPENTCHLKCLQIILSLRDLQSLPQGASHPILTSYHFKTALMHLLLQLPLTDWQHGMLSQRLQDILWFLGQGLQRRSLHHFLIGNTFLPLTIPIPKTFRNAEPVNLFQHLVLNPMAHSQAVEEFHNLLTQVKALPCAPLAGAH, encoded by the exons ATGTTCGTGCTAACGCATACC ATGCAGAGGCCTCCAATGGCTGTGATAAGCCTTCTGTTCTTGGCAGTGATGTATGTCGTGCACCACCCTTTGATGGTCAGTGACCGGATGGACCTGGACACACTAGCCAGAAGTCGGCAGCTGGAGAAGCGGATGAGCGAGGAGATGCGCCAGTTAGAACTAGAGTTTGAAGAGAGGAAGCGAGCAGCTGAGGAGCAGCAGAAGGCAGAGAACTTCTGGAGAGGAGACACATCCAGTGACCAGTTAGTGCCGGGGAAAAAAGACAGGGGGCGGCCGTTCCAGGCGGATGGCCACGAGGGGCCGCTGGGCTGGATGCTGGGAAACCTGTGGAACGCTGGcctcttttgcttttttctcatctttgagCTCCTGCGACAGAACATGCAGCACGAGCCGGCCTTTGATTCCAGCAGCGATGATGAGACGGAGGAGGTCCGTGTCGTGCCTGTCACCTCCTACAACTGGTTTACCGACTTCCCCCCGAGGGAGGCCCTGGAATCCTTTCACAAACACCAGATCCAGAACGTCACCCGGGACCTGCCCTGCACCTGCGAGTTCGTGGAGAGCTTTGTGGACGACCTCATCAAGGCCTGTCAG GGCACTATGTTTGCGCTGGAGATGAGGGATCTGGCCCTAGGCCGCCGCTGTGGCCGCGTGCGGGTCGAGTCGGAATGCGTGTGCAAGCGTGAGAAGCTTCTGGGGGACGTGTTGTGCCTGGTGCACCACCACAGGGACCACTCAGCCCTCCTGGGCAAGTGTAACAGCTCCATCAAGGCGGCTCTCTGCACTGGCTCCTACCTGGATGTGTGTAAGACTGTGCAGTGGTTCACGAACATGGTGGGCAACGCCTGGGCCCTCGTGGCCCACAAGTATGACTTCAAGCTCAGCCTGCCGCCGTCCACCACCTCCTGCAAGCTCAGGCTGGACTACCGCTCAGGCCGCTTTCTCTCAATCCGCCTGGTCCTGGGTGTGCAACAGGAAGACACCTTGGTCTACCTGGTGAGTCAGGCCCCTGACCAGGAACAGCTCACCAGCGTGGACTGGCCCGAGTCCTTTGCAGCCTGTGAGCACTTGTTCCTAAAGCTGGTCGGGCGTTTTGCTCCCGAGAACACCTGTCACCTCAAGTGCCTCCAGATCATTTTGAGTCTCCGGGACCTTCAGAGTTTACCCCAGGGAGCATCCCACCCCATCCTCACCTCTTACCACTTCAAAACAGCCCTCATGCACCTGTTGCTGCAGCTGCCCCTCACAGACTGGCAGCATGGCATGCTCTCCCAGCGGCTCCAGGACATCCTCTGGTTCTTGGGCCAAGGCCTCCAGAGAAGGTCCCTCCATCATTTCCTCATTGGTAACACCTTCCTGCCCCTGACCATCCCGATCCCTAAGACATTTCGTAATGCTGAGCCCGTCAATCTCTTCCAACACCTGGTGCTAAACCCCATGGCACATTCACAGGCAGTGGAAGAGTTCCACAACCTTCTGACCCAGGTGAAAGCTCTGCCCTGTGCCCCGCTGGCTGGGGCACATTAA
- the ITPRIPL1 gene encoding inositol 1,4,5-trisphosphate receptor-interacting protein-like 1 isoform X1, with translation MFVLTHTMQRPPMAVISLLFLAVMYVVHHPLMVSDRMDLDTLARSRQLEKRMSEEMRQLELEFEERKRAAEEQQKAENFWRGDTSSDQLVPGKKDRGRPFQADGHEGPLGWMLGNLWNAGLFCFFLIFELLRQNMQHEPAFDSSSDDETEEVRVVPVTSYNWFTDFPPREALESFHKHQIQNVTRDLPCTCEFVESFVDDLIKACQVLSRREAHPQLEDCLGIGAAFEKWGTLHETQKFDILVPIVPPQGTMFALEMRDLALGRRCGRVRVESECVCKREKLLGDVLCLVHHHRDHSALLGKCNSSIKAALCTGSYLDVCKTVQWFTNMVGNAWALVAHKYDFKLSLPPSTTSCKLRLDYRSGRFLSIRLVLGVQQEDTLVYLVSQAPDQEQLTSVDWPESFAACEHLFLKLVGRFAPENTCHLKCLQIILSLRDLQSLPQGASHPILTSYHFKTALMHLLLQLPLTDWQHGMLSQRLQDILWFLGQGLQRRSLHHFLIGNTFLPLTIPIPKTFRNAEPVNLFQHLVLNPMAHSQAVEEFHNLLTQVKALPCAPLAGAH, from the exons ATGTTCGTGCTAACGCATACC ATGCAGAGGCCTCCAATGGCTGTGATAAGCCTTCTGTTCTTGGCAGTGATGTATGTCGTGCACCACCCTTTGATGGTCAGTGACCGGATGGACCTGGACACACTAGCCAGAAGTCGGCAGCTGGAGAAGCGGATGAGCGAGGAGATGCGCCAGTTAGAACTAGAGTTTGAAGAGAGGAAGCGAGCAGCTGAGGAGCAGCAGAAGGCAGAGAACTTCTGGAGAGGAGACACATCCAGTGACCAGTTAGTGCCGGGGAAAAAAGACAGGGGGCGGCCGTTCCAGGCGGATGGCCACGAGGGGCCGCTGGGCTGGATGCTGGGAAACCTGTGGAACGCTGGcctcttttgcttttttctcatctttgagCTCCTGCGACAGAACATGCAGCACGAGCCGGCCTTTGATTCCAGCAGCGATGATGAGACGGAGGAGGTCCGTGTCGTGCCTGTCACCTCCTACAACTGGTTTACCGACTTCCCCCCGAGGGAGGCCCTGGAATCCTTTCACAAACACCAGATCCAGAACGTCACCCGGGACCTGCCCTGCACCTGCGAGTTCGTGGAGAGCTTTGTGGACGACCTCATCAAGGCCTGTCAGGTGCTCAGCCGCCGGGAGGCTCACCCACAGTTGGAGGACTGCCTGGGCATCGGGGCTGCCTTCGAGAAATGGGGAACCCTCCACGAGACCCAGAAATTTGACATCCTGGTGCCCATTGTTCCCCCCCAGGGCACTATGTTTGCGCTGGAGATGAGGGATCTGGCCCTAGGCCGCCGCTGTGGCCGCGTGCGGGTCGAGTCGGAATGCGTGTGCAAGCGTGAGAAGCTTCTGGGGGACGTGTTGTGCCTGGTGCACCACCACAGGGACCACTCAGCCCTCCTGGGCAAGTGTAACAGCTCCATCAAGGCGGCTCTCTGCACTGGCTCCTACCTGGATGTGTGTAAGACTGTGCAGTGGTTCACGAACATGGTGGGCAACGCCTGGGCCCTCGTGGCCCACAAGTATGACTTCAAGCTCAGCCTGCCGCCGTCCACCACCTCCTGCAAGCTCAGGCTGGACTACCGCTCAGGCCGCTTTCTCTCAATCCGCCTGGTCCTGGGTGTGCAACAGGAAGACACCTTGGTCTACCTGGTGAGTCAGGCCCCTGACCAGGAACAGCTCACCAGCGTGGACTGGCCCGAGTCCTTTGCAGCCTGTGAGCACTTGTTCCTAAAGCTGGTCGGGCGTTTTGCTCCCGAGAACACCTGTCACCTCAAGTGCCTCCAGATCATTTTGAGTCTCCGGGACCTTCAGAGTTTACCCCAGGGAGCATCCCACCCCATCCTCACCTCTTACCACTTCAAAACAGCCCTCATGCACCTGTTGCTGCAGCTGCCCCTCACAGACTGGCAGCATGGCATGCTCTCCCAGCGGCTCCAGGACATCCTCTGGTTCTTGGGCCAAGGCCTCCAGAGAAGGTCCCTCCATCATTTCCTCATTGGTAACACCTTCCTGCCCCTGACCATCCCGATCCCTAAGACATTTCGTAATGCTGAGCCCGTCAATCTCTTCCAACACCTGGTGCTAAACCCCATGGCACATTCACAGGCAGTGGAAGAGTTCCACAACCTTCTGACCCAGGTGAAAGCTCTGCCCTGTGCCCCGCTGGCTGGGGCACATTAA